The Chlorocebus sabaeus isolate Y175 chromosome 9, mChlSab1.0.hap1, whole genome shotgun sequence genome includes a window with the following:
- the LZTS2 gene encoding LOW QUALITY PROTEIN: leucine zipper putative tumor suppressor 2 (The sequence of the model RefSeq protein was modified relative to this genomic sequence to represent the inferred CDS: deleted 1 base in 1 codon) — protein sequence MAIVQTLPVPLEPAPEAATAPQAPAMGSVSSLISGRPCPGGPAPPRHHGPPGPTFFRQQDGLLRGGYEAQEPLCPAVPPRKAVPVTSFTYINEDFRTESPPSPSSDVEDAREQRAHNAHLRGPPPKLIPVSGKLEKNMEKILIRPTAFKPVLPKPRGAPSLPSFMGPRATGLSGSQGSLTQLFGGPASSSSSSSSSSAADKPLAFSGWASGCPSGTLSDSGRNSLSSLPTYSTGGAEPTTSSPGGHLPSHGSGRGALPGPARGVPTGPSHSDSGRSSSSKSTGSLGGRVAAGLLGSGTRASPDSSSCGERSPPPPPPPPSDEALLHCVLEGKLREREAELQQLRDSLDENEATMCQAYEERQRHWQREREALREDCAAQAQRAQRAQQLLQLQVFQLQQEKRQLQDDFAQLLQEREQLERRCATLEREQRELGPRLEETKWEVCQKSGEISLLKQQLKESQAELVQKGSELVALRVALREARATLRVSEGRARGLQEAARARELELEACSQELQRHRQEAERLREKAGQLDAEAAGLREPAVPPATADPFLLAESDEAKVQRAAAGVGGSLRAQVERLRVELQRERRRGEEQRDSFEGERLAWQAEKEQVIRYQKQLQHNYIQMYRRNRQLEQELQQLSLELEARELAELGLAEQAPCICLEEITATEI from the exons ATGGCCATTGTGCAGACTCTGCCAGTGCCACTGGAGCCTGCTCCTGAAGCTGCCACTGCCCCACAAGCTCCAGCCATGGGCAGTGTGAGCAGCCTTATCTCAGGCCGGCCCTGTCCCGGGGGTCCAGCTCCTCCCCGCCACCACGGCCCTCCTGGGCCCACCTTCTTCCGCCAGCAGGATGGCCTGCTGCGGGGTGGCTATGAGGcacaggagccactgtgcccagctgtgccTCCTAGGAAGGCTGTCCCTGTCACCAGCTTCACCTACATCAATGAGGACTTCCGGACAGAGTCACCCCCTAGCCCAAGCAGTGATGTTGAGGATGCCCGAGAGCAGCGGGCACACAATGCCCACCTCCGCGGCCCACCACCGAAGCTCATCCCTGTCTCTGGAAAGCTGGAGAAG AACATGGAGAAGATCCTGATCCGCCCAACAGCCTTCAAGCCAGTGCTGCCCAAACCTCGAGGGGCTCCGTCCCTGCCTAGCTTCATGGGTCCTCGGGCCACCGGgctgtctgggagccagggcAGCCTGACGCAGCTGTTTGGgggccctgcctcctcctcctcttcttcctcctcctcttcagctgCTGACAAACCCCTGGCATTTAGTGGCTGGGCCAGTGGCTGCCCATCAGGGACACTATCCGACTCTGGCCGAAACTCACTGTCCAGCCTGCCCACCTACAGCACTGGAGGTGCCGAGCCAACCACCAGCTCCCCAGGCGGGCACCTGCCTTCTCATGGCTCTGGGCGAGGGGCACTGCCTGGGCCAGCCCGAGGGGTCCCTACTGGGCCCTCCCACTCAGACAGTGGCCGGTCCTCCTCCAGCAAGAGCACAGGCTCCCTGGGGGGCCGCGTGGCTGCCGGGCTTTTGGGCAGTGGTACCCGGGCCTCCCCTGACAGCAGCTCCTGTGGGGAGCGCTCACCACCA CCCCCGCCTCCACCTCCTTCGGACGAGGCCCTGCTGCACTGTGTCCTGGAAGGAAAGCTCCGAGAGCGGGAGGCAGAGCTTCAGCAGCTGCGGGACAGTCTGGACGAGAATGAGGCTACCATGTGCCAG GCATACGAGGAGCGGCAGCGGCACTGGCAGCGAGAGCGCGAGGCCCTGCGAGAGGACTGTGCAGCCCAGGCACAGCGGGCACAGCGGGCCCAACAGCTGCTGCAGCTGCAGGTGTTTCAGCTGCAGCAGGAGAAGCGGCAATTGCAGGATGACTTCGCACAGCTGCTGCAAGAGCGTGAACAGCTGGAGCGGCGCTGCGCCACCTTGGAGCGGGAGCAGCGGGAGCTCGGGCCAAGGCTTGAGGAGACCAAGTGGGAG gtGTGCCAGAAATCAGGCGAGATCTCCCTGCTGAAGCAGCAGCTGAAGGAGTCTCAGGCAGAGCTGGTGCAGAAGGGCAGCGAGCTGGTGGCCCTGCGGGTGGCACTGCGGGAGGCCCGTGCTACCCTGCGGGTCAgtgagggccgggcgcggggtCTACAGGAGGCCGCCAGAGCTCGGGAGCTGGAGCTGGAAGCCTGTTCCCAGGAGCTGCAGCGACACCGCCAGGAAGCCGAGCGGCTGCGGGAGAAAGCTGGGCAGTTGGATGCTGAGGCGGCTGGACTCCGGGAGCCCGCTGTGCCACCTGCCACCGCTGACCCATTCCTCCTGGCAGAGAGTGATGAGGCCAAAGTGCAGCGGGCAGCAGCCGGGGTTGGGGGCAGCTTGCGCGCCCAGGTGGAGCGATTGCGGGTGGAGCTGCAGCGGGAGCGGCGGCGGGGTGAGGAGCAGCGGGACAGCTTTGAAGGGGAGCGGCTGGCCTGGCAGGCAGAGAAGGAGCAGGTGATCCGCTACCAGAAGCAGCTGCAGCACAACTACATCCAGATGTACCGGCGCAACCGGCAGCTAGAGCAGGAGCTGCAGCAGCTCAGCCTGGAGCTGGAGGCCCGGGAGCTTGCGGAGCTGGGCCTGGCTGAGCAGGCCCCCTGCATCTGCCTGGAGGAGATCACTGCTACTGAGATCTAG